A stretch of the Pan troglodytes isolate AG18354 chromosome 20, NHGRI_mPanTro3-v2.0_pri, whole genome shotgun sequence genome encodes the following:
- the DUXA gene encoding double homeobox protein A produces MAEDTYSHKMVKTNHRRCRTKFTEEQLKILINTFNQKPYPGYATKQKLALEINTEESRIQIWFQNRRARHGFQKRPEAETLESSQSQGQDQPGVEFPSREARRCRTTYSASQLHTLIKAFMKNPYPGIDSREELAKEIGVPESRVQIWFQNRRSRLLLQRKREPVASLEQEEQGKIPEGLQGAEDTQNGTNFTSDSHFSEARTW; encoded by the exons ATGGCCGAAGACACCTATTCACACA AGATGGTAAAAACAAATCATAGGCGCTGTCGCACAAAATTCACAGAAGAACAGTTGAAAATCCTCATCAATACCTTCAATCAAAAGCCTTACCCAGGTTATGCTACCAAACAAAAACTTGCTTTAGAAATCAATACAGAAGAGTCCAGAATCCAG atttggtttcagaatcgaagAGCTAGGCACGGATTCCAGAAAAGACCAGAAGCTGAGACTTTAGAATCAAGCCAGAGCCAGGGGCAAGATCAACCTGGTGTGGAGTTTCCAA GTAGAGAAGCCAGACGGTGTCGTACCACCTACAGCGCCTCTCAGTTACACACTCTCATCAaggcatttatgaaaaacccatatCCTGGGATTGATTCCAGAGAAGAACTTGCTAAAGAAATCGGTGTTCCAGAGTCAAGAGTCCAG ATTTGGTTCCAAAATCGAAGATCTAGATTACTTCTCCAGAGAAAAAGGGAACCTGTGGCGTCCTTAGAACAAGAAGAGCAGGGCAAGATTCCTGAGGGACTGCAAG GTGCAGAAGATACACAAAATGGCACCAACTTCACTAGTGACTCCCATTTCTCTGAAGCCAGAACGTGGTGA